The sequence below is a genomic window from Chaetodon auriga isolate fChaAug3 chromosome 8, fChaAug3.hap1, whole genome shotgun sequence.
TCTGAAGATGTGTTGATGCAGAGCAATATCTATGCTAGGATTAGAGCAATTACTCAATTAATCCATATTTCAGGCCAACATTGGCCTTGGATTAACACTAAAGATTGTGTAACAGACTGGTGAAAAGATGAAGATTCCTCCCTGACACAGGAACATAAAAAATAGATTTGTAATACCTGCAATGATTAGATTTCCTTTGCACATTTTTCGGCATCAATAAAAGGGAGGAGTGGTTCACCCTGACCTCCAGGAGAATGAAAGTGACCAATAGAGATGATATTTTATTTAACATGATTTATAACTAGTTTACataatctttccttttttataaaacacaaatgtactTTAAACCTGGCTTGAGGTCAGCTGCTGCAAACAAAGACGTTTCCTTCGGTGGGTGTCAGTAAACAGAGCATAATATACTGTAATGCGCACACTCATTGTAAACACTTGAGCACGATGTAGTAATATTAAAACAGTGACTGTGACAAACTCAAATGAAGGCATTATGTTTGCCAAATTGTTTCGTCTatcattttggaaaatgagTTTCATGCTGATTGCAGGCGGATGGCAGAAAATGCTGAGATGAAAATGAGCCCTTGTAACTCCATTTACACTGAGAACAGACACCAACAGGGATAATGTGAAAGAGAGGGTCAACTTGGAGTATTGACACCAATTTATAGTAAAAACTATGAGCTGCTAAGATGATTTTATTCCTGTGTTTCAACATGTTCAGAGTTATTCTACCGAAATTGTTCAAAAAGTGGGCTTTTCATGCCATAAAATCTCAAAAAATACTGCAGTTAATTTATACCAAGACTATGGTGAAATTTATACATATCAAACATCTgtacaaaataatgaaaattcaGTGGTATATTTTACAAAATTCCTGATATGATTTGAGGTTTTGAAGGCCAGTAGATCATAACAAATCAGTTCTAGACCAAATCTGTGCAGGTGtccccaaacacacatgctACTGTatggatttgtcttttttcagtgtgattcaTACACCTCACCTGACTCAGTTGTGTCTCTTTCCAGAACTATATAATGAAACAGATATGCCTCAATTAGCTACAAAACATAACTATGTATGTAATTTTCTCTCCCACATCCATCTTTGCTATCGTTCTTCATCGTTCATAAACTATATTATGAAGCAAACATACTGATGAAAGACAAGAAATCATGTCAAACGAGGGAACAAAGGTGGGCTCTTTTACAAttactgtaaaaacattcaaaaattcCCAGGGTACACTTGGGCTAATGAAGCCCATATATTTTAGTGTTTGTGGCACAAGGCTTGTATGGTTGGATTCCTGAGAGCAGTTGTTGAGGGGAAcaagatgtctgtgtgtgtgcatgtgtgtgtgtgtgtgtgtgtgtgtgtgtgtgtgtgtgttcacatggtGCAACACTTGTTCTTGTGTGCGTGAGATTCTTTGAAGCGGAGTCTCTGCTTGGATCGATATTTCTCCAGGTAGGTGAGCTGTTTACTGTTGATGGCTCCCCGACGCttcctgagacacacacaaagacaaacaaaacaaggtgGAAGTCAACAGTATTAGAgtttaaaatgatcttttcagTACTTCTATGCACCTTGACCGTACAAAATATTACAGATATCCTCTTGATATGGATGATGTGGATTGATTGGACTCATTAGGGGGCATGAGGAAATGTATAATACATTTCCTCTTTCCATAATTCATTTCTTGCATATAAGAAGAATCATCCCTAACATTTTGTTCATCCATTGCTCTGAGCATCAGTGTGCATTCCTGTCCGCTACATTGCCACATCTTCTTTGATACCACCAGCAGATGGCACCAGAGAGATGTTTTCCATCTCTACATAGGATGTGTTCAAATGAAAGcaatgaggaagagaggagcaAAATATGTACAGTCTCTctataaaacacaaatacaaaagcaTAAATTGTGATTGTGGTGTACAGATGTATTCCTAAACCATGTTAAgcattttacacattaaaaagcTTTaataagacaaagacaaaaaaaaaaaatactgcactttttaaaatattcataaaGTGCGATACTGATCTTTCTGCATGATGAAAATGCagtaaataaatgtacttactGTCTGATGAGTTGAATGGCATCTTCATACTTCATTCCACTCTCTATCAGAGCCAGAGCAACCAGCACAGGAGCCCTGGTgcaggaatacacacacacacacacacacacacacacacagtcacatctgTTGGGTCTGATGTTGGAGTATAAATAACAACAGTTTGTCTGCATCTTAAAAAAAGGTGTCAAAAATGCTGCTTAGAAATAGAACCATGGGGTTGCAGCTACTGTTTCTGTCTCGTGTTTAGTCACACCAACGAATCTGGATGTGTGGAAATGCCAAAGCCACAAAAACAGCAAGACTGTGGCATCAGTTTGATACCAGAAATATGAAGCCAGTGTATCTGATTTCctttatttcattacttttcaGCTTCCTCTTCAAGTTAATCCCTGCTGCgcatgtgtgtactgtactgttcGTGTGTGCGTCTTCCTCTCTGGGATCCACTGCGTAAGGTGAatgcattttcttctttttgtctggTGTCTCTCTCACCTCCCCAGTCCAGCCACGCAATGAACAGCCACACAGCATCCTGGATCCTCCTGAAACTTCTTCTTCAGCAGACTCAACCAATCATCAACCAGCTTACTAGGGGGCGGGGCTCCATCATCAAACGGCCAATCCTGATGGAAAAGCAGAGAAGTTACAACACTTCTGACTGAGGGTAAATGctgtgcgtgcacgtgtgtttggtgtgtgctCACCACTACATTGATGCCGTCTTTCTCCAACGGTGTTTTATCATAGGTGATATCACACACTCGAACAACTGTGGTCGCACCGTAGTGCTTCAGGTCCTGAAAGGAACAACAGCGGTAGGAGATGATTTTCACAGCTATGCCAAAACATTAGGTAGATCAATTCAGTTCAAATATCTGTTCTTTGTTTCAGTTTACATGTCATCAGCATGGGAAACAACACATTGAGTTTATATACGAGGAACACACATTTCTTACCTCTATGAAGGAGCTGAGTGTGCTGTCTGTGGGGTTGTGTGTGATAAGGAATCTCATGTTCTTGTGGCACAGTTCCACTGGAGCGGGACGGTTCATGGTGGCCGGTGTGACCTTTGAAATCCCAgaatgacctctgaccttcatgTGCGAGCAGTTAGTTGTTAGTCATAAGCTCAATGTCAGCGAGAAATGCACTATATAAAACTACAAACTGAACATGGTTTTAAATGTTTGAGGCACATTTAATGCACCTCCTTACCTCACCTTAGacatttggtcataaaacaaacaaacaaaaatttaCACCACATTAAATTGGAAAAGAGCTGTAACCAGTTACCTTATTTGCTGTTCTCATGCAATTTTCCCAATTTGTCTAGAAAATCTATGGTATCTTTGACACCTACGGAGGAAATTTTGACATGTCAAAGTAGgaacagcacaggtgtaaataataaaattaacgATGGCcgaattccatttagctgcttcagtttcagggccCAGCAGCTATGCATGCAGGCTCAGTGTCGCCTGGCATGGCTTACTGCGACACTTGAATAGATcagagccatcgttaatgttgTCAGTAACACCTgagcttttcctgctctgactgTGCGcagcgggaaaaaaaaaaacaaaaaacctgccCCCACAAGCTTGACTGCTCTGGCCTGCATTACTGCACATTTCTAATATTTCtaatacattttcaaatgcaACCAAAGCCCATACTTAGAGTGCCTTTATGTATGTTTCACACAATACAGagtaaaaacaagcaaatcaaGTTTAAGGGACAGCCGTTACACCCGTTAAGATGTGACAACTCGCACCTCTGTCTTCAACTCCAACTTCAACCTGGTCTAACCAGTcagaataactgaaaacacctgtgtgagtTTGCAAAGAGAAtttaaatgatgtaaaacaaaaGTTCAGGTAAATGTAAAGTAAGCCAGTGGCTTGGCTGGTGACTTTGGCCATAACCATCTGACTGAAGGAAACTGCCATAGCCAATAATTCTTATTCACATCACAGTATAGCATGCAGTACAGAAgctctgcagcaacatgttgaCACTTCCcaagaacacagagagaaggcGTATCTGTCCACGAGATCTGGTCCTGCAGCAACACTAATTATGATGTTGTATGAACAACGCTAACATGGCAATATCAGCTAAACCATCTGGTTACTCCTCTTCCCAGCAGCATTGGCACTGGCTTTATTACAAACACTGCTTTGACAGTGTGAGCAGGCTTTATTTTCTGATTTCAAAGAAAGAACTAGCACTAAAAATGTGGGCAATGGGggacataaaaacagccttGTAAATATCTTACAATCCTGAAAAGGCGACCCAGAAGCTGATTTCAGCTCATTCTGGATAAACTGAAAAAACTACCTCAGAGTCTTGTAATAACCAGCCACATGTGGAACACCAGAGCAAGCCAGTAGAGTGAAAAGTGTTGGTCGATCACTATATTTACCTTTAGCTCCAGCTGTGCCGGTTAGCTGCTGTGTCTTCAACTTATATCAGGTCTCCAGGTGACTCTGGACTTCCTGTGTCTCGTGGAACTTCCTGTTGGCTGACTGTACCGTTTATATACACTTCACAGGTATTTTCTTAATTCTGATGTCTTGGTGTCTTGTATTAGCCCATCAGATGACTGTGTCCTATAGTCCAGGAGGGCACAGAGTGTCAgctctctctttgtttgtctctttgtattTATCTCTCCGTCcagtccttttctttctctttgtctctcagtagctctctctttccttctctctccagtTAGCTTTCAGTGTTGAGGCTCCACTTGTTACCCCATGAGCGGGCTGATTCAGAGGGCAAAGGCCAGTGGTCTTTCAGGTTTCAGCGCCACAGGACTGCATGGTGCAGCTTCATCCCCAGGTCTAAATGTGTTGGGCGTGGCAGTAGTCACCACTCTGCCGCATAAACTCCATCAACCAGCAATTCTAAAGtacaa
It includes:
- the LOC143324175 gene encoding protein tyrosine phosphatase type IVA 3, which produces MNRPAPVELCHKNMRFLITHNPTDSTLSSFIEDLKHYGATTVVRVCDITYDKTPLEKDGINVVDWPFDDGAPPPSKLVDDWLSLLKKKFQEDPGCCVAVHCVAGLGRAPVLVALALIESGMKYEDAIQLIRQKRRGAINSKQLTYLEKYRSKQRLRFKESHAHKNKCCTM